The DNA window tacgcttccgccgcattcagatttaatttctcacacattaaattaggatttaattaggataattctaacacaATCATCATCGACATGGTGAAGGATATCGAGTTTGTTAGGAAGAATATAGTTAATTGTGAGGAAGAATGAGTGTGATGGTGAATATGAGATCTTTTATAGTTTGGTTTGGCCTACATAATTTGATTATGAATTCCACTTCATTAATTCCTAGCTAGATAAAGTATATCCATtacaaattatcaaaataataaatatttattttattaatttttttttttaaatagacaaattgaaataataaatgttatttgaCTTTTTAGATATTTGGAAAGAGGTATTTTATAAAGATGTTGACCctaaattacaatatatatggAAAGTAGCATTTTATAAAGATGACCCTAAGTTAAAATAGTGATGACTATGtgaaatgataaattaatatatataaataatattaaaaggaaaataaaatttaatgataaattttggcaaatgatttttttttataactttaataaaactgaatgtaaaaaaaaaaagcttaaaAGAAAGTGTAATAGTCTTATTTGACCATATCATGTACatctttaatcattttttaaaatgatgatataatttagttaatccataaattttataaaaattataaaaataatattgtgaaaatatgtaaaaacacATCATAATAAGTTATTTAGATACATTTcaagataatataaataatcagataaacatctaatcataaaaatataggTTTATCTAAccataaataatcataaatatagAATAGCATAtatctttctttaattttataattttattgtaatattaaaatgtctttcttaaaatgataatataatttaggttatctataaattataaaaaaaataaatggtaaaaatatgtaaaaatacaattaagtttaaattacaaaaagacttgtaattaataagttatttagATAAATTTCAAGATAATATCAAAAGATTAGATAGACATCTAATCATAAATATGGAATAACATGTCTTCCTTTATAATATTATCCTAATATTAACATGTCTTtcttaaaatgataatataatttagttcatccataaattttataaaaattataaaaaacaatatggTGAAAATCTGTAAAAACAGAATTAAGGTTAAATTATGATTGAATTTGTAATAAGTTATTTAGATGCATTTCAATATAATATCAAAAAGATcagataaaaatatagaataatatatatatatatatatatatatatatatatatatatatatatatatatatattcctttaattttataatatttttataatattaaaatgtctttCCTTTTGTGAATTATACTTCTTATAATCTCTCATACTTATTAATAGTAGTCTTTCTTTCTCATTTCTGTTATTCAAGTGTTTTATGTCTTTAACTGTTTTTTCCGTCATTATCCGTTCTCACTTCAATTATGAGATGTAATTATTTCTACTAATTGTTGATATTTTAATGTTGTTGCATAACTTATTAAATAGAAAACCTGTTATTACATagcttaataaaataaaattatgaacttATTGAGGGCTAGAAAACCTTCATCCTAACATGCTCTCATATTATTAACATGTTTGTATATTTTTActcttcttattttaattatgaaaattttcatGCGATTTAAACGgacaaatatataaacaaaataattaaaataaaatttaaaaaattaaaatttctaaaaaaaaatatgaatcacaatatataatatatcaatagtttaaataaacttaatcaaatacaataaacatataattttacCTTAATTAAGTTTTGTTATATAAGAAGATGACacatttaaatttcatttttttatttacaactttacacctggattataaaaaattaataaacatttaaattctattaaataaattttaccaTTATATTGTGTTTAATATGAATATCATAATATCATAATTGCTAGatactatttatataaaaatatataagtttgagaaATTTGAATAGTGTATGTATGTCATTCTTTTAtttgttccattttttttaaatattgtataaaatCATCTAATCTTGTATTTActataaaatttcttttatagaaattttgtTGAGATTGAGACAAGTGAAATAAAATCTTGCAAATATGgtcaatatttttattcaaaattttagttttttcgtttattgatttaatttaatttaatttttttaacgtgaattatcacatcatttcaaattggcgaaaataatatttgaatgaaatatatgGTTGTGTCTTTCCTTTCTTGTACATAATTGTTTAGTTTCTATTCTATCCTCTCAATAATATCGAAAATAGTTTATTAttgatcaaaaatcaaaataataattaaaatatatgtgcaatgttaataatattataaagtaatactaaccatttttttttataataacaccactaaatttttgtttcaaaattatatatacctatacataaatgttattatatatataattgttatatttttatttattttttttttgttaaacaataacattaattattattttttattaaaaacaataataattcaattttataatattttgtataaaatatttataataatattataaattaaaataacaaatatttatccattatttaaaaatgtagaaatgtagagttaaatatattttttattatttgaatatatatatataatatttattatattttgtttattaataatatatatatataactaaaatattcatattattatttaaaatacaattttatttataattttattataaaatatctaataGATCCTTGAACAACCATAAAAAAGGTATGAAATTCTTAGCATTAACTTCTAGAAAATGTTCTATTttctcataaaaataaatacgtTCAAAAAAAGCTTCAGAATATATTGATCGTAAATGAACAAATTGGTTACGCAGAAAAATGAAGATAGATTCATATTAGCATGTTGCCGCCAGGAGCGTAACCCCTTATTTCTTCTAGAGAATTTCCTAATTGTTCTAgaactataaaaaaattctttaaccaGAAAGAATTCGGTTCAGATGTAGGATACCTATCCATAAGTTTTCGCAACTCAATCAACAGAGATAGAAATAGAATCCGACCTATTCCCGAAACGCCTTTCTAGATATATATTCCTCAATGTCCCCGCTATTCACAGTACGTGAGAAGCGAATGATTAATCATCCGTTTTCGGAAGAAATCAAAAAATTTCTTGAGAATCCTCCAAGATCCACGTGATGATCCTCGAGCAGCGAGAGGGCACTCGGTATAGAAATGCGGCTCGAGGGCCTTTATTTCCACATGAGGGAGAAGTCCTTGCTTAGCATAGCATCAAGTGACGATTGATTAAGTAATCCTTGATTATAATTTCCAGTATGAATGTTCTTCAAAGAGCAACTATTCTCAAAATCTCACTCTTTTTGAGTTGGAATCCCAATATTAGGTtgtgttattaaaaaataaaagaaataatgtttaaacaaaaattattaatttaaaaaaatttaaaaagcttattaaaaaattaatatttttttaaagttaatattgatatttttttcatcaaaaataCATTTAGACTTATTAATTGTAATCGCATGATATAACTAAAACAAATCCCCGATTAcctttcattaataatattgttatttttttactattttatattgaaCTATTATCATcgtttattattgatttttgggtccttataatatcattttatttatatttttattataaaatatcttataatcagatgaaaaataaatattaataatgattaaataaaaaatatttaaatttttattaaaaaaaattaatactcgttcgtatttaaaaattaattgaccaTTCACCCAAATTAAGTTTTAACCTACTAATTTTGTGATCTTACtccaaatattcttcaattGACCTTATTATTAATTTCGTTACCTCACTTTAGAATATTTTGTATGGACTCTTaccataatttattattaatttttgagttatttaaaatagcATTTTAcctatcaattttttattataaatatattatcatgttatgaaaagataatattaataatggttaaataaaaaacagttaaattttttattttagaaagaatttgtaaaaaacaaatattcattcgactttaaaaatgatattgatCATTTTTTGACCACccaaaataaattcaagattTACTAATCTTGTGACATCAGTTCAAACATTTCTTAATTAACCTTTATTTCACTTCGAGCATTTTGTAGTGACATTTTACCCTCACTTATTACTAATATCCGGTTCTTTAAGGtgttagttaattaataattttttattataaaatatcttgtcatataagaaaaataataataatatgattaaacaaaaatatagttaaaattttaatttaaaaaaaaaaactaaaaatctatcaaaaaaaaataaaatttgacttatttgtgacatcaaaaaataaagtttaagcaatatttaattatctctCATTAGACTTCATTTTAAGCATTTTTTACTAATCTTTATCCTTACTAATCTTTATCTTTACTTTTGGTCTTCCCCAATCGACTTCTCGTAATATTAATTTCGTGACTAATACTCACTCTCTCATTTTGAACCATAATTTGCCTATCCCTCAAATTCTGACTCACGcatattattatatcttatcttttaaaaataatattgataatggttaaatacaaatataattcaatatttaatttaaaaataacaaatattcaaccaaaataaatttctaagggacctttcattcattaataatattgttatttgttttttaccATTTTATAAACTCTTATCAtcgtttattattaattttcaggtccttataaaatatcttacaatctgatgaaaaataaatattaataatgattaaataaaaaaatagttaaatttatatttaaaaataataataatattcaatcgtattaaaaaattaattgatcattttttgtcacccaaattaagttttaatttactaattttGTGATCTTACTTCAAATATTCTCCaatttactttattattaattttgttagcTTACTTTCTCTAAGCAAGAATTAGAGTCAGGGTGGGCtcgaaataaatttaatattttttttgtggggttgaataaaataaatataaaattatagattTAACGAGTGGATGAACCTGagtttaaccttttttttttatagatttataaaagaaaatagtgaataaaaattaaaaaaaattaaggagcCGTGTCTCTTTTctatcataaaattattattttttcgttTAAACCCTTCTCAACCCTAACCTAGATCCACTCTCAAAGAGAATCATTcttatatataatgtaatatttaaaaaatatatgttatgaaaccgaaataaatttaataaaacaaaattttaattcaatttttacacaattaaataaaataaaataatttaaattcaatttataacaggtaaaatagataaataaaatgtcTAACCAAATAAGGGATCACAACTACGTACCCacatttgaaatataattatagCTAAGAcatttgttattaaattataaatgaataaaataattaacacaaaaaataattaatttttattgaaagaCTTTCTTATGAAGAtagtgtttatatatattattatggtggacttataaaaaataatatttgagaataactccaaaataaattaaataaataaataaatacttagtatgtaaataataataataattattatttttggaaagATTAGAACTATTctaatatcattatttaaataaaataattatttattataaaatataattggtatgtaaagaaaataaataaatttgaaaaataaaaatatctataaataaaaattactaaaaatCTTATAAACAAATTCTAAAACCAAACATTTATATATCTAACCTAGGGCTGaaaacgagtcgagtcgagctcgagtagaGGTctactcgagctcgagctcgaaaaaATTTCAacggctcgaactcgagctcgagctcgatcgagtatcaaaattaaagctcgagctcgagctcgaactcgactcaaaacatacaaaattaaaacatatcaacTAAATAGTTTCACACTTTCAATATATCAAAAGATcacaacaaaatgaataaacatatagaattattcatttcacctaaaacataaacattccATCAAAATCAAATAGAACACACAACATTACACATTAAAACATTCAACTTAAAACATAATCATTCTaactaaaaatatctaaaatccaaagtccaaacatacaatatattaaattagtccAACATAAAACAACCAAACTTACTTAATCAAAACTCCAAAGTTCCCAACATTCCAAAGTCCAAACTTACTTAATCCAAACTTCCAAagtccaaactaaaaaataacaacTTATTTGGATTCCGGAAGACAAATTTCTTGATAAGTTTTATCTCTctgaaaaaaacaatatatagttaaattaatgttcaaataataatatatgttaacgtaaaataaaaaatattaaatttcactTACCCTCGTATTTTTTTTCACTCCATGCAAATGTCGAAGCCAATCTCCTCCACATAGAAGAACTTGCACCGTCTCTGGGGAAAGTGATGAACGATAAGAATCAATGACCCTCGTCCCAGCACTAAATGTTGCTTCAGAAGCTACCGAACTTACTGGAATAGCTAAAATATCAGCGGCCATTTTTGATAACACTGGATATTGTAGTCTATTCATTTTCCACcaatctaaacatgaaaaatcTTTAGGAATTCCACTCTTCTTCAAACGACCCTTTTCGAGATAGTCTAATAATTCAGATTTTGAAGGCTCTGAAGTCTCAATTTCCGCACAATAAGCATCAAAGTCATCCCAATTGGAGGAAGAATCACGTTGAGTCGTATTAGAATTGGAAGAGCCAATATTTTCCAAATGGAATGAACGAGAAATCCTTTCACAAGCATTTTCAGCAACATAGACATCATAAAGGCTAACAAGAGCATCTTTAACCTTACAAATATTTCTTTGTTGACAGATCGGAAGTATAACATATCAAATCTATGCAAGATCGAAAGAGaataaagaagaaattgaaatgaaaataaaaaaggggAAAACGATGAAAACCTTTCTGTGCTTTGCATTGAGCTCCTTGGTGACGTTTGCTTTCTCGTTTGATGAAAACCTAGTTCTTTGTTGGCGGCTGTCCGAATGAACTATGGAGGAGAAGAGGTTAGGGATTTTGGAGGAGAAAGGTTAGGGTTAGGAATTTTGGACTTTGGAGGAGAACTGGAGAAGAATGAAGAGGGAGGGTGGATTTAGCCATTtagggtataaatttatattttatattttaatactcacattttatatttaattaaagtattacaattttttatattataaaaagtaaatataaaatataaaatataaaatataaattaaaaaatatatataaaatataaaatataaattaaatataaaatatattaatataaattatatatattcgagTAGCTCGTCGAGTACTCGAGCCGAGTATATAactactcgaactcggctcgattatataacgagtcgagctcgagcatgCTCAAGCTCGagtttgaccgagctcgagtcgagctttgaccgagcagCTCGCGAGCAGTTCGTCTCATTTTCAGCCCTAAATTCTAacctctcttctttctctttttcaaaCAATGCTTAAAAATCCCAAAGCATAATTAAcagttattaaaaatttatatatatatatatatatatatatatatatatatatgtggatgaGCTAGGGTGTGCTTTAAGCCTACCTAAGCCCCTATAGTCTGGTCGTCTTACTTTAAAACATTTTGTATGTACTCTTACCATAATTATGgcttattttttagttatttaaaatatcattttatttattaaatttttattataaaaatattataatgttatgaaaaaagtaatattaataatgattaaataaaaatatagttaattatttttttattttagaaagaatttttaaaatactaatactaatatttattcgattttagaaaatgatattgatCATTTTTTACCATCCAAAATAATTTCAAGATTTACAATCTTGTGACATCACTTCAAACATTTCTCAATTAACCTTATATTACTCGTATTTCACTTCGAGCATTTTGTAATGACATTTATCCTCACTCATTATTAATATCcgaattctttaaaatattagttaattaataatttttattatataatatcttatcattttataaaataaaaaaataataataatatggttaaccaaaaatatagttaaatttttaattaaaaaaattaattaatttaaataatctctaattattataataatccaCCAAAATAAATTTCGACTATTTGTGACCTCactttaaactttaaataatctCTAATTATCTCTTATTAGACTTCACTTTGAGCATTTTGTATCAATCTTATCTTTACTTTTGGTCTTCCCTAATTGACCTCTCGTATTATTAATTTCGTAACTAACACTCACTCTCTCGATTCAAACCATAATTTGTCTATCCCTCAAATTCTGACTCACacttattattatatcttattttttaaagataatactgataatggttaaataaaaatatagttcaatttttaatttaaaaacaattaatattctacaaaaataaatttctaacttACTAATATTGTAGCATCgctttaaacattttttaattgatcTCTCATTAGGCTTCACTTCAATCATTTCTATAGGACCCGTCTTACTGACAGGATTCATCACTACTTTAGCTACCTTAGCGGCTTGGCCAGTTACTCGAGACTCTCGATTATTCCATTTTATGATGTTAGCAATGTACAGTATTCAAATAGGATCATTTTCATCTCGAGAccttttactttttttcatCATGTGGGAGTTAGAATTAATTCccatttatttacttttatctaTGTGGGGAGGAAAGAAACGTCTCTACTCAGCtaccaaatttattttgtacACTGCAGGAGGTTCCATTTTTCTCTTAATGGGGGTTCTCGGCATTGgtttatatagttttaatgaacctacattaaattttgaaacattAGCTAATCAATCATATCCTATGGCACTGGAAATAATATTCTATATTGGGTTTTTTATTGCTTTTGCTGTCAAATCACCGATTATACCTCTACATACATGGTTACCTAATACTCATGGAGAAGCGCATTACAGTACTTGTATGCTTTTAGCTGGAATCTTATTAAAAATGGGAGCATATGGGTTAATTCGAATCAATATGGAATTTTTACCTCATGCTCATTCTATATTTTCTCCTTGGTTAATGATAATAGGCACAATGCAAATAGTTTATGCAGCTTCAGCATCTGCTGGTCAacgtaatttaaaaaaaagaatagcCTACTCCTCTGTATCTCATATGGGTTTCATAATTATAGGAATTGGTTCTATAACCGATACGGGACTCAATGGAGCCATTTTACAAATAATCTCACATGGATTTATTGGTGCTGCTTTTTTTTTCTTGGCAGGAACAAGTTATGATAGAATACGTCTTGCTTATCTCGATGAAATGGGCAGAATTGCTATCCTAATGAAAAAAAGTTTCATGATGTTCGCTTTTTGATGAGGAAAATATGACAAGGCTTATAGCGAGCTCGATTCGTTCCAAATTCAAAATGGACATTAATGAACCATCATTGATGGACGTTACACATGACACGATCAATTCGACTCAAGGTGCTGACGAATAACCAACCCGCAATGAATAGGGAAGGTATGGTAATGCTATGAATGACCCAGTATCGAATACTGGTGATAATATCAGCAAAAGAACGTTCTCCTGTGCTTCCAGACATGCCGAGCTCCACATATTCTTGTACAGTCAAAAAGGGAATTGATTCCGTAAAAGATGAGATCAGTAAATGGAAATTCACTATAAATGTATCACCATGCTATTAAGTATTTTGATTTAAGTTCTTTTCTTTCTAAGAGGTGGAATAGAATAACCCGGTTGAAGTGTGGTAGTCAAGATGCCAGTTCGTTGGCTCTAGCAAGGAATTGCTCTGAGAAGGGTAGTGGGAGCACCTTAATTCTGCTAAGATGGACCCCACAGGGTACAAAGGAGGTAGTGGTTCAAGCTCTGGAGGCAGCCTTTGGTGTTTCCCCATTTCTGTTGGGACTTGTATACAGGTGTCTCGGTCCGTCACACTCAATATAGATCATACCCTTACTTTTGGCATTCCCCAATCTacctctcatattactaattttgtgactaacactaaataaaatatatttaaaattttaatttaaaaacaactcATATTCCACCAAAATAAACTCGACTTACTAAGAATTATCTAATTGATCTTTCATTATAGACACATCCCTTCGAGTAATTTGTACAAATACATTTGACTTTTACAATTACACGTATTAAGTTTGCATTCACTCTCAATATAAACAATCATTCTTCTATccttcaaatttataattaacaCCATTACtttcatttcaatatttataaattcgcaTCACTTAAGACTCGAAAGGTAGTCTCAAATATAAAGTATGAACAATTAACCACTATACCACATATAATtattgttgaatttaatttaaaattattattattattattattatatatatatatatatatatatataatcattattaatgaataatatataaaatacataatgaataaatataaataataaatatgaaaagaatttataaaaataagattttaataaattatttgaaaatttaaattaaaaaataaattaaaaatatttttaaaataactatgttaaattaataaaataaagttaaaattaattaattatataaagtataaatttttttttaataaattatttagaaattttaattaaagactaaagtaaaaatatttttaaaatctaatatataattatattaaattaaagagagttaaaataatggtgtatataataaatatggagagaaaataaaatatatattttaactaaaatttaaaaaaaaaaattaaaatcaatttaataattatgaaaattattatttaaataataattttcatctcctttaatttaattttttacccctcatattatttcataattagtTGATATTATTCGCGGATTAACGGATTTTTTAATCCGATATGTTTTGTCTCATAAAAAAGTGGGGTCTTGCTCGAGACCCGCTAATCTAGagttttttaaacttaatatatatatatatgatttgacattttttaatttaatttaaaatattttatcatttttaatattcatatactatttaaatttttatcatattatttaacatttaaatttattttaatttttaatttaactttttatttgaattaaccagaattaatatatttttataaaatttctaaaatattttaaaattaattataaaatagtgtAACAAATGTTATGCCATTCTGCATTCAAGTTGAATGAAACTGAGCGGCGAAAAGGAGGCGAGAGTGCAGTAATCAGTCTGGTGTTCTTCCTCCTCCCCTGTGAGGATTCCCGGCGATGCAAATGATCGTAGTAGATCATTCCTACGCCAACTTAACTACTACACTCTCCAAATCCAAGCTCAAACCCCCCCACGCATTCTCAACTCCGAATCCCCGCTTATTCTTTCCAACTCACGGTACAACCAATCTCTCCCTTGGATTCAATCACTTGAATAATTTCAGTGCCTTTTCTCCTTTACACAAGCAGCGGAAACAACGAGTTACTACGGTAGCCAGAGCTTCATCTTCcgattattattcaattctcaACGTCACCAGAGATGCAACCCTTAAGGAAATCAAGAGCGCTTACAGGCTTCTCGCTCGTAAGGTGGTCAGGATTCCTGTTTTTTGCATATGTTTATGTTTTA is part of the Impatiens glandulifera chromosome 1, dImpGla2.1, whole genome shotgun sequence genome and encodes:
- the LOC124935638 gene encoding NAD(P)H-quinone oxidoreductase chain 4, chloroplastic-like — its product is MEEKRLGILEEKGFTSIISIGPVLLTGFITTLATLAAWPVTRDSRLFHFMMLAMYSIQIGSFSSRDLLLFFIMWELELIPIYLLLSMWGGKKRLYSATKFILYTAGGSIFLLMGVLGIGLYSFNEPTLNFETLANQSYPMALEIIFYIGFFIAFAVKSPIIPLHTWLPNTHGEAHYSTCMLLAGILLKMGAYGLIRINMEFLPHAHSIFSPWLMIIGTMQIVYAASASAGQRNLKKRIAYSSVSHMGFIIIGIGSITDTGLNGAILQIISHGFIGAAFFFLAGTSYDRIRLAYLDEMGRIAILMKKSFMMFAF